GGCGAGAATCGTTATCGCATCGTTGAGTGCGATTTCGAATTGGGCGGCAACACCGCCCCGGCCCTCGCCGGAATACACGACCGTGAGCGTGACCACTTGCCCGGGCGGGGCGGTGATGGGCTCGAACGAGACGACCTGCGCGTGCAGGGCCGAAACCACTCCCCACCCCAGAGCCGCAAACGCCGCTATCCCGAGCCGGGTCACACCTTCAATCTTCATTGCGCCGGCCACTCTACTCCCGCCGGGAACTCTGCGCGAGCAACGAATGCAAGGCAGAAGTCGCTTCGACATGGGCAATCCGAAGAGGCTCCGGTATGCGGAAACGCGGCGAGGCCAGCAACACTACATCCATGGCCGTCTCGAGATCGAGGTAGTCTCCGACGCTCACATACACTGGCCGCACAGTGGCCCTGGTACGCACGACCCGTCCGACAACCTCACCGCCGACTTCCACTTCCGCCCAAGCCCCGCGTTCCGGCCCGACTGGCGCTGCGCGCCCACACAGCAAACTCTTGGCGCAGCCGATGGTGGGCCAGCCAGTCACCCTGGCGACCACACAAGCAAGGCCTTGCCGGAGCGGGTGGGCGCGGCCGTGGCCGTCACAAAGCACCACCGCCGGACGCACCCGAAGCGCACGCAGAGCGGCAATGCACAGTTCGCCTTCCCGCTCGGCAAAGCGCCCGGGGATGTACGGTGCCGCGCCGGCAGAAACCACAATATGGCGCTCCACGACCTCGTGTGCGCCCGGATGCCAGGCCACGGCCGCACAGGCGACGAGGGTGTCACAGGAATCGTACGCGGCATCCACGGCTGCGATCACACCTCGATTCATG
This sequence is a window from Candidatus Binatia bacterium. Protein-coding genes within it:
- the nfi gene encoding endonuclease V; amino-acid sequence: MNRGVIAAVDAAYDSCDTLVACAAVAWHPGAHEVVERHIVVSAGAAPYIPGRFAEREGELCIAALRALRVRPAVVLCDGHGRAHPLRQGLACVVARVTGWPTIGCAKSLLCGRAAPVGPERGAWAEVEVGGEVVGRVVRTRATVRPVYVSVGDYLDLETAMDVVLLASPRFRIPEPLRIAHVEATSALHSLLAQSSRRE